Proteins encoded in a region of the Amphiprion ocellaris isolate individual 3 ecotype Okinawa chromosome 21, ASM2253959v1, whole genome shotgun sequence genome:
- the LOC111565838 gene encoding uncharacterized protein LOC111565838 isoform X1, translated as MCEEADNSSKKKKGFFKKPDEGLWYATSMVLIYAVWCALVLILAASGQLWNNQSLGCGLNTEFESRLENEAQLIYVWSGCNLVFCTLLVLAIWKRKGCWTLIYWASFFVFVAMNGTLIHLVRKNSQEIQTFQKKYLPLLPFTDTIKNPWSNGGILTEMNCWQTQFKCCGLQGFQDWNTTFPDSCFYDEEQDNNWVGTSLLPRRNIYEKACFPTITSLVEKRSSAVWIITIVWLTVIAAPFVIFALGAVVMCFVGSCLICEVSYKLSVLKYRICGGEKMVPVVFIRKNNNNQKEKEDVEAKETVWEDGVILEGVDDNPLRMIPVSLLRRLQEELDPPPVQHQVQNSHYCLMHSSNATRKFYTVLIEDGSPLLPSDAVLVESDKPTRFCCWEEGHKDFDVKDIVWPKDRLNRSTPC; from the exons ATGTGTGAAGAGGCAGATAATAGcagcaagaagaagaaaggcTTTTTCAAGAAGCCCGATGAAGGACTGTGGTATGCAACATCGATGGTGCTTATATATGCG GTCTGGTGTGCTCTGGTGCTTATTTTGGCAGCATCAGGACAACTCTGGAACAACCAGAGCCTTGGGTGTGGGCTCAACACTGAG TTTGAGTCCAGGTTGGAAAACGAGGCCCAGCTGATTTATGTGTGGTCAGGGTGTAATCTGGTGTTCTGTACGTTGCTAGTGTTGGCAATTTGGAAAAGAAAGGGCTGCTGGACACTAATA TATTGGGCttcgttttttgtctttgtggctATGAATGGGACGTTAATTCATCTCGTCAGAAAAAACAGTCAG GAGATACAAACATTTCAGAAGAAATACTTGCCACTGCTGCCTTTTACAGATACAATAAAAAACCCATGGTCAAACGGAGGCATACTCACTGAGATGAACTGCTGGCAGACTCAG TTTAAGTGTTGTGGACTTCAAGGCTTCCAAGACTGGAATACTACCTTTCCAGACTCCTGCTTTTACGACGAAGAGCAGGACAACAACTGG GTTGGAACTTCTTTGCTTCCAAGAAGAAATATTTACGAGAAG GCTTGTTTCCCTACAATCACATCTCTTGTAGAGAAACGCAGCTCTGCTGTTTGGATCATCACAATAGTTTGG CTAACCGTCATCGCTGCTCCATTTGTCATCTTTGCCCTGGGCGCAGTGGTCATGTGCTTTGTTGGTAGTTGT CTAATTTGCGAGGTAAGCTATAAACTGAGCGTCTTGAAATACAGAATCTGTGGAGGAGAGAAAATGGTTCCAGTGGTGTTCATCAGAAAGAACAATAACAACCAAAAGGAGAAGGAAGACGTGGAAGCTAAAGAAACCGTCTGGGAGGATGGAGTTATCTTGGAGGGTGTGGATGACAACCCATTGAGAATGATTCCTGTGTCTCTGCTGAGGAGGCTGCAGGAAGAGCTGGACCCACCGCCAGTCCAACATCAGGTACAGAATTCACATTATTGTTTAATGCACTCATCTAATGCAACCAGGAAGTTCTACACAGTGCTGATAGAAGACGGTTCACCGCTGCTGCCCAGTGACGCCGTGCTAGTCGAAAGTGACAAACCCACCAGATTTTGTTGTTGGGAAGAGGGACACAAGGATTTTGACGTTAAAGATATTGTTTGGCCAAAAGACAGACTGAACAGAAGTACACCATGCTAG
- the LOC111565838 gene encoding uncharacterized protein LOC111565838 isoform X2 produces the protein MCEEADNSSKKKKGFFKKPDEGLWYATSMVLIYAVWCALVLILAASGQLWNNQSLGCGLNTEEIQTFQKKYLPLLPFTDTIKNPWSNGGILTEMNCWQTQFKCCGLQGFQDWNTTFPDSCFYDEEQDNNWVGTSLLPRRNIYEKACFPTITSLVEKRSSAVWIITIVWLTVIAAPFVIFALGAVVMCFVGSCLICEVSYKLSVLKYRICGGEKMVPVVFIRKNNNNQKEKEDVEAKETVWEDGVILEGVDDNPLRMIPVSLLRRLQEELDPPPVQHQVQNSHYCLMHSSNATRKFYTVLIEDGSPLLPSDAVLVESDKPTRFCCWEEGHKDFDVKDIVWPKDRLNRSTPC, from the exons ATGTGTGAAGAGGCAGATAATAGcagcaagaagaagaaaggcTTTTTCAAGAAGCCCGATGAAGGACTGTGGTATGCAACATCGATGGTGCTTATATATGCG GTCTGGTGTGCTCTGGTGCTTATTTTGGCAGCATCAGGACAACTCTGGAACAACCAGAGCCTTGGGTGTGGGCTCAACACTGAG GAGATACAAACATTTCAGAAGAAATACTTGCCACTGCTGCCTTTTACAGATACAATAAAAAACCCATGGTCAAACGGAGGCATACTCACTGAGATGAACTGCTGGCAGACTCAG TTTAAGTGTTGTGGACTTCAAGGCTTCCAAGACTGGAATACTACCTTTCCAGACTCCTGCTTTTACGACGAAGAGCAGGACAACAACTGG GTTGGAACTTCTTTGCTTCCAAGAAGAAATATTTACGAGAAG GCTTGTTTCCCTACAATCACATCTCTTGTAGAGAAACGCAGCTCTGCTGTTTGGATCATCACAATAGTTTGG CTAACCGTCATCGCTGCTCCATTTGTCATCTTTGCCCTGGGCGCAGTGGTCATGTGCTTTGTTGGTAGTTGT CTAATTTGCGAGGTAAGCTATAAACTGAGCGTCTTGAAATACAGAATCTGTGGAGGAGAGAAAATGGTTCCAGTGGTGTTCATCAGAAAGAACAATAACAACCAAAAGGAGAAGGAAGACGTGGAAGCTAAAGAAACCGTCTGGGAGGATGGAGTTATCTTGGAGGGTGTGGATGACAACCCATTGAGAATGATTCCTGTGTCTCTGCTGAGGAGGCTGCAGGAAGAGCTGGACCCACCGCCAGTCCAACATCAGGTACAGAATTCACATTATTGTTTAATGCACTCATCTAATGCAACCAGGAAGTTCTACACAGTGCTGATAGAAGACGGTTCACCGCTGCTGCCCAGTGACGCCGTGCTAGTCGAAAGTGACAAACCCACCAGATTTTGTTGTTGGGAAGAGGGACACAAGGATTTTGACGTTAAAGATATTGTTTGGCCAAAAGACAGACTGAACAGAAGTACACCATGCTAG